The Corallococcus caeni genomic interval TCGTGGTGCGCTTCTGGACGTAATAGAGGGCCAGCACCTCACGGTCGTCCACGGAGAGCGTCTCCATGGCGGCCTCCAGCGACTGCCGCTCCTCCCGCGCGATGGCCCCGTCCAGCTGGGACACGTCGGCGCTGGGGAGCACCTCCTTCATGGGCTCCAGCTCCTCGGTGCGCACCTTGGTGCGGCGGCGGAGCAGGTCCAGGCAGAGGTTGCGCGTGATGGCGAGCACCCAGAGATCGAACGGGCGCGCGTCGTCGTAGCGGTGCAGGTTCTGGTACGCGCGGAGGAGGGCCTCCTGCGCGACCTCCGCGGCCTCCGCCTCGCTCTGCAACAGGCGCAGCGCCAGGCCGTACACCGGGCGCTGCACGCTGCGAACGAGCGCTTCGAAGGCGGACGGGTCCCCCTTGCGGGCGGCCTGCACGTCCGCCTTCCAGGGGAGCGGGGCGGCGTCCTCAGCCATCAGCATTCCGATGGCCATGGGGAACGAGTCGAGGGCAAGAGCGGTCACGCCCTGGATTACGAGCAGGGCAAAAGACCATTGCGCTGCCCCCGAGCATCACTTCCGCTTCTGTTTTTTCGCGGACTTGGCGGCAGCCAGGCGCTGCTTTTCAGCCTTTTCCGCCCGGCTCTCGGCCTTCACCTGCTTGCGCTGCTTCTGCTTCGCCCGGAAGCCCAGCGGAATCTCCGGCTCCGGCGGGGCAGGGGCCGTGAGGGTGCCCACGGGCGCGGGCCGGGCAGCCGGGCGCTCGGCGCGGTCGCTCCGGACCCCCTTCTTCACGGGTTCGGGCGTGGTCTCGCGGGAGGCGCGGGCCGGACGGCCGATGCGGCTGGGGGCGCGCGGCTCGCGGGCCGGGGGGGCGGGGCGCTTGTCGGCCAGGTCGCGGTGGCGCGACGGGCCTTCGGAGGCGCGGGCGGCGCTGCGGGCCGCGTCCACGCGGGCCTCCTCGTGCTCGGTGGTGACGAGCCGGGGACGCTGCGAGGTGCGGATGTCCTCCTTCGTGTCCTCCGTGTACTCGAAGTGGAACAGGCGCTTGATGACCAGCGTGGCGTACGCGCCCGGGGGCAGCGTGAAGGCCACGTTGACCTTGATCTCGCCGCGGTTCACGTCGTCGTTCTGCGTGCGGCCCACGACGAGCTTGTGCGGGAACATCACCAGCGGGCGCTGCTCCTCCTTGAAGTAGAGCATCCGCTCCGCGCCCTTGATGCGCAGGTCCGGGAGCTTGAGCTTCTCCTTGCCCAGCACCCACGCCATGGCCTCCGCCACCTTCGGATCCTCGAAGGTGGTGTCCGGCCCCACGAGCGGGAAGGTCTTCTCGCGCAGCGTGTGCAGCACGTCCGGGGTCGCGTCCCGGTAGTGCAGCAGCGTGCCGGCCTGGTAGCGCATGGGGAACATGGCCTCGCGCGGCAGCATCAGCTGGAGGTAGCGGCGGACGCCCTCGTTCCAGAGGAAGCTCTGGTACTCGAAGAGGATCATCGCCCGGTAGTCCGAGTCGATCTGCAGGAACGCGCGGAGCCAGTCGCCCGGGTGGTCACGCAGGCTGCGCAGGATGCGGTGGTACTTCTTCGCGCCCTCGAAGGGCACGCGCGCGTCCCAGCGGCCCCAGTTGTCGCGCCAGAAGCCCTTCACCTTGGCGTCCTCGGTGCGGTCCAGGTCCGAGGGGCGGGCGAAGTAGTTGTGCAGCGCGGCCTCGAAGTCGCCCCGGATGAGGTCCTTGGCGATGAAGCCCTGGCCGTGCTTGAGCGCGCCGAAGCGCTGGCTGTCGAAGTAGTTCACCACGCCCAGCCGGTTCACCTCCGCGGCGGCCAGGTTGAGCGGCGCCAGCGAGTCGTGCGTCAGGGCGCGCACGGTGACGGAGAAGCGGTTGGAGGTGATGTTGCGCGCGGACAGCGGCTTGTCCGTCCGGCCCAGGAACTTCAGGCGCAGGTCGGGCTCCTGCATGTCCACGTCGGCGCCGTCCACGGCGATGATCTGCTCGGTCCGGCCCTGCTTGTCCTTGAGGCCGCAGTAGCTGATGGCGCCGGGCTTCAGACCGAACGCGTCACGGATGCGGTTGACCGCGTCGAACGTGGACAGCTTCTGCTTGTCCATGAGGTAGACGCGATGGCGGCCGCTCTCGACTTCGTCGAAGCGGTAGGACTCCTTCACGGAGAAGTCCTCGGGTTTTTGCTTGATTCGCACGACAGCCCCCTTACCAGC includes:
- a CDS encoding RNA polymerase sigma factor; its protein translation is MAEDAAPLPWKADVQAARKGDPSAFEALVRSVQRPVYGLALRLLQSEAEAAEVAQEALLRAYQNLHRYDDARPFDLWVLAITRNLCLDLLRRRTKVRTEELEPMKEVLPSADVSQLDGAIAREERQSLEAAMETLSVDDREVLALYYVQKRTTKEIAQIMGCAPGTIMARLFRAREKLRKKMTPAEEETR
- the truD gene encoding tRNA pseudouridine(13) synthase TruD encodes the protein MRIKQKPEDFSVKESYRFDEVESGRHRVYLMDKQKLSTFDAVNRIRDAFGLKPGAISYCGLKDKQGRTEQIIAVDGADVDMQEPDLRLKFLGRTDKPLSARNITSNRFSVTVRALTHDSLAPLNLAAAEVNRLGVVNYFDSQRFGALKHGQGFIAKDLIRGDFEAALHNYFARPSDLDRTEDAKVKGFWRDNWGRWDARVPFEGAKKYHRILRSLRDHPGDWLRAFLQIDSDYRAMILFEYQSFLWNEGVRRYLQLMLPREAMFPMRYQAGTLLHYRDATPDVLHTLREKTFPLVGPDTTFEDPKVAEAMAWVLGKEKLKLPDLRIKGAERMLYFKEEQRPLVMFPHKLVVGRTQNDDVNRGEIKVNVAFTLPPGAYATLVIKRLFHFEYTEDTKEDIRTSQRPRLVTTEHEEARVDAARSAARASEGPSRHRDLADKRPAPPAREPRAPSRIGRPARASRETTPEPVKKGVRSDRAERPAARPAPVGTLTAPAPPEPEIPLGFRAKQKQRKQVKAESRAEKAEKQRLAAAKSAKKQKRK